From Carettochelys insculpta isolate YL-2023 chromosome 3, ASM3395843v1, whole genome shotgun sequence, a single genomic window includes:
- the TRIB2 gene encoding tribbles homolog 2 isoform X1 yields the protein MNIQRSTPITIARYGRPRNKNQDFEELSSIRATEPSHSFSPNLGSPSPPETPNLSHCVSCIGKYLLLEPLEGDHVFRAVHLHSGEELVCKVFDIGCYQESLAPCFCLPAHNSINQITEIILGETKAYVFFERGYGDMHSFVRTCKKLKEEEAAKLFYQIASAVAHCHDGGLVLRDLKLRKFIFKDEERTRVKLESLEDAYILRGNDDSLSDKHGCPAYVSPEILNTNGSYSGKAADVWSLGVMLYTMLVGRYPFHDIEPSSLFSKIRRGQFNIPETLSPKAKCLIRSILRREPSERLTSQEILDHPWFSTDFNVSNSGYGAKEVSDQLVPDVNMEEDLDPFFN from the exons ATGAACATACAAAGGTCAACCCCTATCACAATAGCGCGATATGGGAGACCTCGGAATAAAAACCAGGATTTTGAAGAGCTCTCGTCTATAAGAGCCACCGAGCCAAGCCATAGTTTTAGTCCGAACCTAGGCTCTCCGAGCCCACCAGAGACTCCTAACTTGTCGCATTGCGTTTCTTGCATCGGGAAATACTTATTGTTGGAGCCTCTTGAGGGAGACCACGTTTTCCGAGCCGTGCATCTGcacagtggagaggagctggttTGCAAG GTATTTGACATTGGTTGTTACCAAGAGTCGTTAGCACCCTGTTTTTGTCTACCTGCACACAACAGTATCAACCAAATTACTGAAATAATTCTTGGGGAGACAAAAGCATACGTATTCTTTGAAAGAGGCTATGGGGACATGCATTCTTTTGTTCGTACCTGCAAGAAGCTTAAAGAAGAAGAGGCAGCCAAACTGTTCTATCAGATAGCGTCTGCTGTTGCACACTGCCATGATGGTGGACTGGTATTGCGAGATCTCAAATTGCGAAAATTTATCTTTAAGGATGAAGAAAG GACTAGAGTAAAATTGGAAAGTCTAGAAGATGCTTATATTTTACGTGGAAATGATGACTCTCTTTCTGATAAGCATGGATGCCCAGCCTATGTGAGTCCAGAGATCTTGAACACAAATGGCAGCTACTCTGGCAAGGCAGCAGATGTATGGAGTCTAGGTGTCATGCTTTACACAATGTTAGTTGGTCGCTATCCTTTCCATGACATTGAGCCTAGTTCTCTCTTCAGCAAGATCCGTCGTGGGCAGTTTAACATTCCAGAGACTCTCTCCCCCAAGGCAAAATGCCTTATACGTAGCATACTGCGCCGGGAGCCTTCGGAACGGCTGACTTCACAGGAAATTCTGGACCATCCCTGGTTTTCTACAGATTTTAATGTATCTAATTCGGGGTACGGTGCTAAGGAAGTATCGGATCAGCTGGTGCCTGATGTCAACATGGAAGAAGATTTGGACCCATTCTTTAACTGA
- the TRIB2 gene encoding tribbles homolog 2 isoform X2, whose product MHSFVRTCKKLKEEEAAKLFYQIASAVAHCHDGGLVLRDLKLRKFIFKDEERTRVKLESLEDAYILRGNDDSLSDKHGCPAYVSPEILNTNGSYSGKAADVWSLGVMLYTMLVGRYPFHDIEPSSLFSKIRRGQFNIPETLSPKAKCLIRSILRREPSERLTSQEILDHPWFSTDFNVSNSGYGAKEVSDQLVPDVNMEEDLDPFFN is encoded by the exons ATGCATTCTTTTGTTCGTACCTGCAAGAAGCTTAAAGAAGAAGAGGCAGCCAAACTGTTCTATCAGATAGCGTCTGCTGTTGCACACTGCCATGATGGTGGACTGGTATTGCGAGATCTCAAATTGCGAAAATTTATCTTTAAGGATGAAGAAAG GACTAGAGTAAAATTGGAAAGTCTAGAAGATGCTTATATTTTACGTGGAAATGATGACTCTCTTTCTGATAAGCATGGATGCCCAGCCTATGTGAGTCCAGAGATCTTGAACACAAATGGCAGCTACTCTGGCAAGGCAGCAGATGTATGGAGTCTAGGTGTCATGCTTTACACAATGTTAGTTGGTCGCTATCCTTTCCATGACATTGAGCCTAGTTCTCTCTTCAGCAAGATCCGTCGTGGGCAGTTTAACATTCCAGAGACTCTCTCCCCCAAGGCAAAATGCCTTATACGTAGCATACTGCGCCGGGAGCCTTCGGAACGGCTGACTTCACAGGAAATTCTGGACCATCCCTGGTTTTCTACAGATTTTAATGTATCTAATTCGGGGTACGGTGCTAAGGAAGTATCGGATCAGCTGGTGCCTGATGTCAACATGGAAGAAGATTTGGACCCATTCTTTAACTGA